A stretch of DNA from Thermanaerosceptrum fracticalcis:
AGAGTTGCAGTAGCCATAAAGATAAGACCGGAAACAACGAATCCGCCCAGGGCATACTCATAACTATGGGTTGCCATTACAGCAAAAGCCGGTGACAGGAAGGCAAAACTGGATCCCAGGAAGGCCGGGGTTTTACCCTTACACAGTACAAGGTAAATAATAGTACCGATACCGTTAAAGAGAAGAACAGTGGCAGGATCGATTTTAAACAAGATAGGTACTAACACAGAGGCGCCAAACATGGCGAACAAATGCTGGAAACTAAGAGGAAGGGCTTCTAACAAAGGTAGTTTTTCTTCAACTTGAATGACTCTTCTCGCCAAAATTAACTCAACTCCTACTACCCCTCAGGGCATAATTTTTAATGGCTAAAGTGCAGTCATACCTGGTTCATTCTTCCTGTCCCTGTCCTTCACCACCTTCCTTACGGGGGTATCCAGATTCTGAAAGCTATACGCAGTTCTTATCTTTGATGGCTTTCAGCACCTTTTCTGCTGTCATGGGTAGAGACTTAACCCTGATCCCTAAAGCATCATATAAGGCATTGGCAATGGCCGGGGCTGTGGGAACCATGACGTGCTCGCCAAAACCCCTGGCACCATAGGGACCGTCTTCAAGGGGAGTTTCTACAAAATGGATGGACATCTTGGGCATTTCCACGGCGTTAATCAACTTATAATCCACAAAGGACGGATTCTTCAGCTTACCGTTTTCGTCAAAAACCATTTGCTCGTGGAAGGCCACACCCTGTCCCTGAACAATACCACCCTGGGTTTGCCCTTCGGCCATACAGGGGTTAATTACCCTGCCAATATCATAAACGGCAGCCACATTGACCAGGTCAATCTTACCTGTTTCCACGTCCACATCGATTTCCACGGCCTGGCAGCCAAAGGTCCAGTGGGCGACAGCCTTAGTTCCCTGTCCTGTCTCCGGGTCCAAACCCCCTAAGCCTTCGGGCACCCAGGAACCACGGCCTACAATGGGTCCTCCCACTCCTCCTCCGTTGGGTAAAACCAATCCCAGGGACAGTTCAGCGATGGTATAGTATTTTTCAGGATTGGCGATCAAGAATACTTTGTCATTGGCTACATCCATCTCCTCCGGTGTAACACCAAAGCCCACGGCAGCAAGTTCTTTCAACTGGCGTTTCGCATCCTGGGCTGCCCGGATGACAGCATTACCGGCAGAATAAGTGATACGGCTGGCCACCGTCTGCCATTCATAAGGAGTATACTCGGTATCGGGCAGAGCCACTTCGATTTTATCCACGGACATACCCAGTTCCTCCGCGGCAATCTGGGCCAATGCCGTCATGGAGCCTTGCCCGATTTCCGTAGCCGTGATGAGTAAATTAGCAGAGCCGTCTTCATTGATTTTTAATACTGCCGAAGAACCTGCATTAGGCGGCATAGCCGGACCTTTTACCATGCAGGCAATACCACGGCCCCTTACTTTACCTGGAGTGTATTCTTTTGGCTTATCCCAGCCGATCATCTCCGCAGCCTTTTCAATACACTTGGTAAGCCCGATATCTTTGAGCTTTTCGCCGCAAGCATTGATGGATCCGTCGCGGCAGGCATTAATCATTCGAATCTGCACGGGGTCTATACCCAGTTTACAGGCGATCTGGTCCAGCTGCTGTTCCAGGGCCCAATGTAATTCACCCATGCCAAAGCCCCGGAAAGGTCCACCTACGGGTTTATTGGTATAAACACAGTAAGAATCAGTTTTCATATGGGGGATTTCATAGGGCCCCCCTGAAGTATAACCTGCTGCCCTGGTAATGTTGGCGCCGTATTCTGTGTAAGCACCGCCATCCCAGATCATCTTCAGTTCCTGGGCCAGGATTTTTCCTTCCCGGGTAACCCCTGTCTTAACGTAGGCCTTCATGCCCTGCCTGACAAAGGTATCACGGAACTCTTCTTCCCGGTTGTAGATTAATTTGACATAATAGCCAGGTGTTTTCATGGCTAAGGGCACAACCAGGGTCTCGATGGTAGCCCCCGCCTTACCGCCAAAACCACCACCCACATAAGGCGCAATAACCCGGATTTTGTTGACGGGGTAATTTAAAGCGGCAGAAAGCAGTTTTCTCGTGGCATTGGGGGACTGACAGCTGTTATAAACGGTAATCTTTCCCTTCTGGTCCATATGGGCTATGGTGCCGTGGGGTTCGATAGGGCAATGCTGCATGTGGGGGACATAGTATTCATCTTCAAAGATATAATCTGACTGCTTAAAACCTTCTTCCACATTTCCTTTCCTGATCTTGAAGTGGTTAGAGATATTGGTATGAGGCAC
This window harbors:
- a CDS encoding xanthine dehydrogenase family protein molybdopterin-binding subunit, with amino-acid sequence MAGNVIGKSVVRKDALEKVTGAAKYVGDLKFSPMLHAKILRSPYAHAKIVSIDTSEAKKLPGVKAVVTGDDFHQYVGLYLVDRTLYAYEKVRYIGEAVAGVAAVSPEIAEEAVKLIKVEYEPLPVVLDPEEAMKPDAPLIHEKLHEYKCVPFIFPVPHTNISNHFKIRKGNVEEGFKQSDYIFEDEYYVPHMQHCPIEPHGTIAHMDQKGKITVYNSCQSPNATRKLLSAALNYPVNKIRVIAPYVGGGFGGKAGATIETLVVPLAMKTPGYYVKLIYNREEEFRDTFVRQGMKAYVKTGVTREGKILAQELKMIWDGGAYTEYGANITRAAGYTSGGPYEIPHMKTDSYCVYTNKPVGGPFRGFGMGELHWALEQQLDQIACKLGIDPVQIRMINACRDGSINACGEKLKDIGLTKCIEKAAEMIGWDKPKEYTPGKVRGRGIACMVKGPAMPPNAGSSAVLKINEDGSANLLITATEIGQGSMTALAQIAAEELGMSVDKIEVALPDTEYTPYEWQTVASRITYSAGNAVIRAAQDAKRQLKELAAVGFGVTPEEMDVANDKVFLIANPEKYYTIAELSLGLVLPNGGGVGGPIVGRGSWVPEGLGGLDPETGQGTKAVAHWTFGCQAVEIDVDVETGKIDLVNVAAVYDIGRVINPCMAEGQTQGGIVQGQGVAFHEQMVFDENGKLKNPSFVDYKLINAVEMPKMSIHFVETPLEDGPYGARGFGEHVMVPTAPAIANALYDALGIRVKSLPMTAEKVLKAIKDKNCV